The Abyssibacter profundi region CATCACCTGAGTCCAGAAGAGCGTGCGACCATCATGATTCAGCACGGCCAGGGCGCCACGCTTAGTTCGATCGCACGCCTGTTAGGCCGTCACCGTTCAACGATCTCTCGTGAG contains the following coding sequences:
- a CDS encoding helix-turn-helix domain-containing protein → MSSSYHHLSPEERATIMIQHGQGATLSSIARLLGRHRSTISRE